The genome window GGAGGCCAGGCGGAGGGGGAAGTCACGGTTCCCTGAATGCTGAACATCagtccctttctgtttctcaggcaTGAACTGAGAGTGGCTCAGTGTGGTACTTACACACGCAGCTACAGATCAGGTGTACACACACCAGAAGTCTCCTTCTGAAAATTCGGTCCTAAGCCTGTCCCAGAAGGGCCCTGGGCCCAGGCCTGAGAATGAGCGCGAAAATGTGTTTCAGTATTCTAAACTTAGTGCCTGGAGACttaggaagcagaaagaacattAATCAAAATCCAGCCCTGAGTCCCACATGGAACAGAAGATGCCCTTGGTGGGACATTGCTTAGCCCTGTCCCTGCTGAGTTCAGCAGCCTGGCTTTGCCTTCCATAGAGCAGTACTTTTCAGTTCAGTCTCCCTCTGAGCTAGAGTCTAGAAACCATCGTTTTGGAGAAAAAGGAGATTAAGATCATTGATGCTGGGTCCTCACAGATCACCTTCCTGAAACATGAGGCTTGCCCAGACCTAGGGAATAAAGTTTTTTGACCTCAGTAGGATCTGGCTTTGAGAGAATCCCAAAATAACAATCTGAGTATTTATGCTAGGCCGCCGCCTCTACGGGCTTCTCCAAACACTTGATAAATCTGATCTGGTGCCGAGGACAGGTGGTCAGACAGTCCCTGGGAGGCTGAGTGATGACGGGTCCCCAGCTAGAAGCTGTGGGTGATGGAAAATTCTTCCCTCTGCCACCCTCTTCACTCTCAACCTTGCCAGAAACCATGGAGATTCCCCCGGGCCACACTGCTGCTTCTCCTAATGCCCTGCCAGCCACCAAGGCCCTGCTCCCTGCACTTTCCCTATGCGCCCCCGGTTCCAACAGTTCCCTTGTGGGCTGACAGACTGTGGTTTTGCAGATTTTACCTTTTCTAGAGGATCGTGGCCTTGTCCCCATTACAGGAGGCTTGCTGGAAATGCAAGATCTGGTTCCACTACCGAGTTCTTAAATTGGTTCTGTAAACCCAGACTGAGCCCCAAAGCATATACACCTATGGGGTCTGGGGTAACAGGTGGATGTGACTGGAGTCCAAGCTCCAGGGAAAAGGTGGCAGTGCCCCTTTGTATGCAGTGACCTGTATCTTGTTCAGCTTAAGGAGAGCAGCTAAAACTTTGAAACTTATGGTCTTCACCTTTGACAGTTTCAGGGCACAACTTGATGAAGATATTGCAGAGACAGCAAAACACTTCTTGCGTCCAGCTGGATTGGGGGCCTGGTTTTATTTCTTAGTTACTAGATATCATTCTTAACAGTGTCCTGAATTCTTGAAATGGTATAAAGCTTGGTGAACTCCTATTTTAGGTGCCTGCTAAGTACCAAGTACAGGGGAGAGCTTTATCCTTGAACCTTCGGTCACTGATGAGGAAAccaagggttaaaaaaaaaagtgatttgtCCAACGCCAGGAGTGATTGTACAAGCCTGTAATTCTAGTCcttaggaaacagaggcagtAAGATCACTGCAcgttcaaggctagactggtcTACTACTGTAGCAAGCTGTAGGCAAACAGGAGCTCTAAAGATTCAGGAAGGAAGGACTGCGCCAATAGGTCTGTGTACAAAAGCTGGTGGCTTCTGTCTGTGCTTTGTCATTGGTCACCACAGGGTGCAGCTCGGGTAGTGTGTCCTGGATGCCTTTCTGCATATGTACTCACCatgctcctctcctcctttctcattGCCCAGAACCCTCTGGATCCCAGGGTCCCACGTCTtctccttctgctgctgctcTTGGCCTGTGCACAAAGCCCTGTGCTGATTCTCTGCCTAGGAAAGGATCATGCAGCTGGAGGTCAAGGTGGCCCTCAACTTCATCATCTCCTATTTATACAACAAGCTGCCCCGGCGCCGGGCAGACCTGTTTGGGGAGGAGTTGGAGCGGCTTTTGAAAAAGAAGTATGAGGGCCACTGGTACCCTGAGAAGCCACTGAAGGGCTCTGGCTTCCGCTGTGTCCACATCGGGGAGGTGGTAGACCCTGTGGTGGAGCTGGCCGCTAAGCGGAGTGGCCTAGCAGTGGAGGATGTGCGGGCCAACGTCCCTGAAGAGCTGAGTGTCTGGATTGACCCTTTCGAGGTGTCTTACCAGATTGGTGAGAAGGGAACTGTGAAGGTCCTCTACCTGGATGACAGTGAGGGGGGTGGTGCCCCGGAGCTGGACAAGGAGATCAAGAGCAGCTTCAACCCCGATGCCCAAGTGTTTGTGCCCATCGGCAGCCAGGACAGCTCCCTGTCCAACTCCCCATCGCCGTCGTTTGGCCAGTCGCCCAGCCCCACCTTCATCCCCCGCTCTGCCCAGCCCATCACCTTCACCACGGCCTCCTTCGCTGCCACCAAATTCGGCTCCACCAAGATGAAGAAGGGCGGTGGAGCGTCCAGCAGCGTGAGCATGGCCGGCAGCGGGCCAAGTGGCCAGCAGCCACCTCAGCAGCAGCCTCGCCTGGCCCGCTCGCCCACAAATAACCTGCTGAAGCACAAGAGCCTCTCTTTGTCTATGCATTCACTGAACTTCATCACAGCCAATCCGGCCCCTCAGTCCCAGCTTTCGCCCAATGCCAAGGAGTTTGTGTACAACGGTGGTGGCTCACCCAGCCTCTTCTTCGATGGGGCAGACGGCCAGAGCAGCAGCACCACTGCAGCCGCCTTCGGGAGCAGCGGAGCTGGCACTTGCAACAGCAGCAGCTTCGACGTGTCCCAGGTGTTCGGAGGTGGCGCCAACAGCCTCTTCTTGGAGAAAACGCCCTTCGTAGACGGCCTCAGCTACAACCTCAACACCATGCAGTATCCCAACCAGCCCTTCCAGCCTGTCGTGCTGGCCAACTGACCGTCTTCCTGTCCGCCTGGCCGGGAGCACCCACGACCAccgaaaagagaaagaaaaggccaaacaaaagaggaaaagaaaactataCAAAAAAGATTCCAGTCTTCTCATTCTTACAGCTAGGAAAAAGATCTGCCCAGGCACAGAGTAGGAGGGGCTCCCGAAGCACGAGGTGTTCAACTCAGCCCCTGACAGtttttctgcctgcctctgatttcatttggttgggttgggttttttcttttttttttttggttacgtGTACCTTTAGTCAGTGGCCCCCTGTGCTAAGAATGGCGTCCAGGCGTGAATTGCTGCCCCTACTCCCTTCATGCTCCTTTGGGATTGGTGCAGTCAGGCTCACGGGAaaggaggagcagcagctggaATCAGATGTCCCCTGGAGCAGGGAGAGGCTGGCCCCCACGTCCACGGCCTCATCCTAGCTATCTTCTTAGGCCCTGTTACCCAAATAGGTCTGGCCCTAGCTTCAACTCCCTCTCAGGCAGGGCCATAGCAAGCTGCTGACTGGCCATTTGACACCCTCCCCCTAAAGCTAATATCTGTGACTGTAGTGAGGTTAGCACTTTTTCTAGTTGAAACCCTTCTCTGTCCtgtggccctgcccctcacccgCTCCGGGCCTGGACAAGCTATATGCAACCTCTCTCCAGCACAGCCTTTCCCTGAGCCTGAGGTTAGGGCAGGGGGGAGTGGTTGGGGTAAgtgtatatttttgtgtgtgcattcatgcctgtgagtgtgtgtggccTGCTGTTGTGTTCTAAAGGATTCCAAGCCACATGGAACTTCCCCTCCCTGGGTGTGATTTCTGGGTTGTAACAAGTGCTTATTTATATGCAGGGTTAGGGGATGGGCCCAGGTGGGTTGATAGCCCTCTGTAAGGCTGTAGGGCAGTGGATGTGGTGGGGTGATGTGTGGCTAAGCCTAAGAAACTCAGAGGAAAGCACTGCGTAAGGAACTGCTTTCCCAGATTGCAGAGAGATCTGcgcttttgtttgattttgaccaaaaaataaaaaaatctgaaggGCAGGAAGAACCCCCAAACCTGATGCCTAAGAGGAGTCCCTAGACATAAGCAGCTCTATTATGTGCCCTTAGCCCAGG of Meriones unguiculatus strain TT.TT164.6M chromosome 8, Bangor_MerUng_6.1, whole genome shotgun sequence contains these proteins:
- the Tob2 gene encoding protein Tob2; protein product: MQLEVKVALNFIISYLYNKLPRRRADLFGEELERLLKKKYEGHWYPEKPLKGSGFRCVHIGEVVDPVVELAAKRSGLAVEDVRANVPEELSVWIDPFEVSYQIGEKGTVKVLYLDDSEGGGAPELDKEIKSSFNPDAQVFVPIGSQDSSLSNSPSPSFGQSPSPTFIPRSAQPITFTTASFAATKFGSTKMKKGGGASSSVSMAGSGPSGQQPPQQQPRLARSPTNNLLKHKSLSLSMHSLNFITANPAPQSQLSPNAKEFVYNGGGSPSLFFDGADGQSSSTTAAAFGSSGAGTCNSSSFDVSQVFGGGANSLFLEKTPFVDGLSYNLNTMQYPNQPFQPVVLAN